From the Rhinolophus sinicus isolate RSC01 linkage group LG02, ASM3656204v1, whole genome shotgun sequence genome, one window contains:
- the TMT1A gene encoding thiol S-methyltransferase TMT1A isoform X1: MALTIFILRLVVYILAFPMYLLNFLGFWGWICKKCFPHFLVRFSETYNKQMASQKRELFSNLQAFQGPSGKLSLLEVGCGTGTNFKFYPPGCRVTCIDPNPNFEKFLIKSLAENRHLQFERFLVAAGENMRPVASGSMDVVVCTLVLCSVESQEQILREVCRVLRPGGAFYFMEHVSAEPSTWNYFWQQVLDPIWYLLFDGCNLTRESWKPLERASFSQLKLKHLHAPLSWALVRPHIYGYAVK; this comes from the exons ATGGCGCTTACCATCTTTATCCTCCGGCTGGTGGTCTACATCCTGGCCTTTCCCATGTACCTGCTGAACTTTCTGGGTTTCTGGGGCTGGATATGTAAAAAATGTTTCCCCCACTTCTTGGTGAGATTCAGTGAGACGTACAATAAACAGATGGCAAGCCAGAAGCGGGAACTCTTCAGCAACCTGCAGGCGTTCCAGGGCCCCTCCGGAAAGCTCTCCCTGCTGGAGGTGGGCTGTGGCACCGGCACCAACTTCAAGTTCTATCCTCCTGGATGCAGGGTGACCTGTATTGACCCCAACCCCAACTTTGAGAAGTTCTTGATCAAGAGCCTTGCGGAGAACCGTCACCTGCAGTTTGAGCGCTTCTTGGTGGCTGCAGGGGAGAATATGCGCCCGGTGGCCAGTGGCTCCATGGATGTGGTGGTCTGTACCCTGGTGCTGTGCTCCGTGGAGAGTCAGGAGCAGATCCTGCGGGAGGTGTGCAGAGTGCTAAGGCCG ggAGGAGCTTTTTATTTCATGGAGCATGTCTCAGCTGAGCCTTCAACCTGGAATTACTTCTGGCAGCAGGTCCTGGATCCTATTTGGTACCTTCTGTTTGATGGGTGCAACCTGACCAGGGAGAGCTGGAAGCCGCTGGAGCGGGCCAGCTTCTCTCAGCTGAAACTAAAGCACCTACATGCTCCGCTGTCCTGGGCGCTCGTGCGGCCTCACATCTACGGATACGCTGTGAAATAG